The region cagaaaataaagacattctcaaaaGATGATGGAGACATGTCAAAAAAGACACAGGAGCCAGCTTGAGGGGAATCCTATTGACCACATCTGGGACTATGAATCATTAAATTATGACAGTAATTGAATCCATGAATCCATActgataataaacaaataaatagaggagaaaataaaattcattcttaCAATAGAATACccaacattaaatatatattaaataaatttaaaaatcatgacaTGAAAGACAAAGTCTGACAAAAGAttcaattttatcttattttattggacagtttttttattgaaagaattgattatatatatttgtggggtacagaattgaatatcaatacatgtgtacaatatgtggtgatcaaatcaggataattagtatactcatgtttacaaaacgtaatcgATCTtcgtgacccttaactagtttcttgccaacccctccccctttcccaactctaatcaccatagttctgttctttttttttgaaagtttaatgtattattatggtccttccttccttccttccttcctcttctttcattctttatttcagctcccacttatgagtgaagacatgcagtatttctctttccgtgcctggcttatttcacctgacataattttctctcagttcatccatgttgctgtgaatggcagaatttcattcttttttatggcagagtagtattccattgagtatttataccacattttccttatccagtcacctgtcaatggacatttaggttgattccaactcttagctattgtaaatagagacgcaataaaaatgggagtgcaagTATTCTTTcccatgatgatttctattcctttgggtatatacccagcaatgggattgctaggttgtatggcagttctgtctgtagttgtttgaggaacctccatactgttttccataatggctgcactaaattacagtcccaccaacagtgtaggagggttccccttctccacatccttgccagcatttgttattctttgtctttttggtcATAGCTGGTCTAAccggtgtgagatgatatctcagcgagttttgatttgcatttttctgatactgagtgatgttgagcattttttcatgtgtctgttggccatttgtatatcttcctttgaaaaacacctacagctcctttgcccattttaaaatcaggtttacttgtattttttactgttaagttgtttgaattctatgtatgttctggatattaatcccttgtcagatgcatagtttgcaaatattttctcctgttctgtagggtgtcttttcactctgttaattgttcctttagtttgatataatcccatttgtttgctttcttttgttgcctgcacttttggggtcatattcataaagtctttgcccagtcctatgtcctgaagtgcttcccctatattttcttttaggagttttattattttaggtcttatatttaagtctttaatccattctgagttgattttggtatatggtgagaggtacgggtctagtttcattcttctacatatggatgtctagttttcccagcaccatttattgaagaggcagtcttttccccaatgtacattcttgttgcctttatcaaataTCAAACAATTCAATTTTAAAGGAGACACATGACAATTAAATTCAATGCAGGGACCTGGACTGAACTGTGGATAGAAACCTTGGAACAATTGGTGAAATTGGAATATGAGCTGTATTGCATCAATATTAAGTTTTCTGAATTTGGTAACTGTACTGTGGTCATGTAAGAGAATATCATACTCTTAGGAAGTGAACCCTGAAGTATTAACAGGTAAAGGTGCATGATGTATGCAAGTTATTCTcaaatagttcagaaaaaaaaaaaaaaaccaaccacatATATGTatggagaatgagagagagagagagaaacacatgTGGAAAAATATTACCAATTGGTGTACCTAAGTAATGGGTATATAAGTCCCCCCCcgaatattttattatgaaaatatccaaacatacagaaaaattgaagGAATTGTACTGTGAACACCCACCACCAAGACCCTACAATCAACAGCTTACTAAATTTGCTTTATTACGTATTTATCATATATTacaggaattctttttttttttttttccagcgaCTGTCTGGTATTGGTGTTACATgggtgaccttggtgttacaacaccgcgctctaaccggccagtccttacaagaattcttttcactattcttgcaacttttctctaAATTTGAAGTTATTTCACAATTAAATGTTAAACCAATTAGTATGTAGTAAAAGgagacaaaaaatgaaagaagtaagGGAAGCTTTgggggagcagaaagaaaaagaggtagTGTGGCTAGAGATACCAAACCCAAGCCTTTGGAAATTCAATACCAGCTTGAAGCTGGTGCCTTAAACGATTCAACCTAAGATCAGTATCTCAGCTCTCCTGTATGGAGCCTTAAACCTGCTTCAAGTTGTTCTTTTATTCTTCATTAAATACCTCATGTATAAAGCCTGAAACTACCTTTCCCAAAAGGCCTTCATCTTTCCTCGCGGTAAAGAGGATTACAATTTCTATAGGTTTTTACGGATCTCGCGAGATTTCCTCAAATCACATTAAGGACCGAAAGCCATTTTGTTTTTCAGGGTTCGTTGCAAGGGTTCTTGACGCGAGTTTTCGCCAAGCCAACAGCTGCATTTGCCGCAGTTCTGTCTTCCTCTTCACCATGTTTCCCTTGGCCAAAAACGCATTAAGTCGTCTCCAAGGTGAGCAAAAATTATGAGCAAATCGTTTACAACAGTTTTCTATCCATTCGTTCTCGTCTCTCGTGTCCCTTTCCTCCACCAACGTCCCGCTCTTCTAATTCTAAGTGCTCTGTCTCCCACTTCGCCCCATGTCATTGGGAAGATGTCCTTATAATTGGCTTTATCACCAGGTGTTTCTGTTTCGGTTCCCAGCTTTCTTTCTGTTACCGAAGTCATGCTCTAGCCGTTCCTTTTAACTCTTCAGTAACCTGTCATTTCAGGGAAAGACTACTCTTGGCGGACACGTCTCGTTCGTATGTAATGTGTTAAATCTTAGCTTTGGGCGTACGTTTACTCCTAACCTTACGTAGAAGAATCTCCTTCCAATTCCTATAACCGTAACGGAAGGAAACTAAATCTAGCTCTTCACTTGGTTTCATTGCAGGGAGACAACCTAAATGGTAGCCCTGCAGCTTTGAAGTTATTTGTGGGTTGTTCACTATTAGCTACTCCGAAAGCAGTCCTGGTCATTTTCTTCTTATCTAAAAGTAAGGCAGGTAAAGGGAAGTTTTGAGATCAGCATTATGTGTTGCGAATGCACTAGACGGAAAGAAGTCATTTCCATACTTGTTTTGCACTGAAGGTGACCTTGAGTAACGTGAGCAGTTTTAGAATGAAGGTGACCTTAAGCAATTACCATTTAGTTTCTGtatccatctttttattttcactttacagaGTCATTGGGGGTATTACTAGATTGTGCTCTAAACACTCAACCAACTttgaaaataaccaaaaaaaagcaGCCCGACTGGTTTTTCATATTCCAAAAGCCGTGTTTATTATCTCTCACTTTGGGCAagtgatttaacctctctgaacctcagtttcgtCCTTTGGAAAATGAGGGGTTAGtaaatacctacttcatagggctgTCGAGGATTTTATCTCAGGAAAGCCCCCCCCCCAATGTGGAATTCACACGCTCCCTTTTTAACTGTTCTAGAGCAGAATACAAATATGCAATCGTATATTGTGAAATGtttgtaaatttgtttttccCAGGTGTGACTAtttaaaggtaaaaaagaaagcTGTGTAGGGCAGTTTGGAGAAGAACCAATAATAGCCATTGTACCACATAGAAGCCATTATATTCTTAAGTGCTAGTGAATGGGCAACATTGCTGTTTCTTAAGCATGATTCTCATTATGTATATAAGTACCTTTTGAGGTTCTTTAAAACAGCAACgaccagggccggcccgtggctcactcgggagagttcggtgctgataacaccaaggccacgggttcggatcctatatagggatggccggtttgctcactggctgagcgtggtgctgacaacaccaagtcaagggttgagatccccttaccggtcatctttaaaacaaaacagcaacaacaacaacaatcaaacaaacaaacaaaaaccccgaaggaaaagaaaaaacacagttgGAAATATGTCTTGGCTCTTTCCCAAGCCCTCCTCGTTAGTTCCTCCAGGGGCAGTTTGAAAATTTAATTGTTTTACCCTTTCTGTAGAATAATAGTAAAAGCAAAGTTTTAATGTTGTCATTATGCCCCAAAACCTTTACCAGCTTCCCCTGCCTGCCAGGAAAGTCTCCCTCCTTGATTCTTTCTAGCTTTATCCCCTATTACTTGTCTGTACACCTTGTCCTTCAACCAAACTTAATTGGTTTTCCAGTACATTGGGCTTTTTTTTACCTCTGCTTTTTTTCAGATTCCCCTTTCTCACATCTACATAACCAAATTCTatctgccatttatttatttatttatttatttatttgtgaccggtaaggggatcacaacccttggcttggcttcacccacaccgcgctcagccagtgagcacaccggccatccctatataggatccgaacccgcggcgggagcgccgctgcactcccagcgctgcactctcccgagtgcgccacggggtcggccctctatCTGCCATTTAAAGTGCTTAGCTAATTCTGCTTCCTTGTATTATATGGTGATTTGTGTCTACATGTGTAATATTCCTCCTCTAGACTGGAGATTACCTAAGGACAGTTTGTGTCTTACACATTTTTATGTATCCCATTTCTTTTAGCATGGTGCCATATtcattagtaatttaaaaaaaaaataaaaattaccatagATTTTGGAGGTATTTTGTTACTATAGAATTACAAAGTCATAAACATTTAGTGTGCTTTAATTTGAAGTTCATTTTAGGTTTATTTGCCCTTGTATGAGTATGTTGTAAGTTGTTGAACACTGTTAAATAAATTTAAGTGAAAATTGAAGtcataaatattcaaattaataaaGAGGAGCCAGTTTCGAGAGTTATACAAATAGCACTTTGTAGCGAACGTTACTGACAACACtcgttttttgcttttttcccaacATTATGAAAACTTTcagacatacagaaaagttggaaGAATTGTACAATGAACACCCACATACCCACCACATAGATTCTACAGTTATcattttgctgtatttgttttATCACATGTCTGTCCATCTGTCAATTCATCTTATTGTTAATATGTTTCAAAGTATGCTACTTTGGTTTTAGCTACAATATGTTTTAACATTGAACTGCGTAATACTGTAAGGTTTAACTTCCTTGGCTTTCCTAATTGGCAGTATCAGTCATATGTGTTCTCTTTTCCTGATGATTGATAtgcttctgtgttttttttttcccctgtaagtTCGAAGCATTCAACAAACGATAGCAAGGAAGAGCCATCAGAAACCTGATTTCCATGACAAATATGGTAATGCTATATTAGCCAGTGGAGCCACATTCTGTATTGCTGTATGGACATACGTAAGTACTATTGAttgataatttctattttagatatttttcattttcatttagtccatgtattcaaaatgttttaacacAGTAGTATACATTTTTAGTTAGGAGGGACTTGAGAGATTATCTAATCTAATCACCCGTCTAGTGCAATAATTTCTTCCTCAACATCCAGCATTCATTGATCCTCTGTTCTTAACATTTCCAATAACAAATTGCTTATGGGATCACAAGGCAGCCCTTTCCATATTGTGTAGCTGTTAACAGGATCTTATGTTAAAATTTGCCTCCCTTCATATTCTGCCCATCATTCCACTGCAACACAGAAATTCTGATCCCACTTCCATATGACAGGCAACAGATATTAGAAAATTGCTATCATGTCTCCTGAATCTTCTCTTTCAGATTAAACATTCTTAGTTCTGTTGATCATTTGTTGTTATATGGTTTCTAGAGTTTTCACTATCTTGGTTCACCCTCCTGGACACATTTAACTTATCAAGTTTTCTTCTGAAATTCTGCACTCAGAACTGAGCACAGTATTTCTGATGGATGAGATGTAAAGTAActtgcttttcatattttaggttttttacatctttaaaaaaatttatactcgaaacataattgattatgcatatttatggggtacagaattgactatcagtatttgtgtacaatatgtggtgaccAAGTCAGTATTATaagttcatcattataaattgttatcattctttgtgttcattacccagtttctccctaacctcaCTCTCCCACCCCTAGagaccatagatctgttctctccttctgaaaattcagtgtGTTATTGTGGTTCttccattgtttgtttgtttgtttgtttgtttgtttcattcttagtttccacttatgagtgaggacatgcagtatttctctttctgtgcctggcttatttcacttaaaaaatacgGAGTGCTTCACAAATTTGTGTGTCATCCTTATGCAGAGgacatgctaatcttctctgccAATTTTAGTGTATGTGCGCCAAAGTGAGCacttttttacattttgtatttaaCAATCTATTTACCAGTCACCATACCAACATGTTAAAAGTAGGAGTactgaaatttttataaatatatgagttGGTTTTAAAAGATCTGAATCAACCCTTTCCTTAATAAAGaaactttatttaaatgaataGGCCTTTTCattcttgtttggttttttggcagctggccggtacaggaatccaaaccctggaccctagtgttatcaacactgtgctctaaccaactgaactaactggggAGCTCCATTCTTGTTTTTATCTTCCTGAGATCAGATATACTATTAAAATACATGTGTACTTAATTAGAAAGATAAACAGATGTTGAACAAATGTGTGATCAGAGGAGCTTTTAGAGGTGAAATGCTCCTTAATGATGGAGGGGTACTACAAAATGCTCTTTGGCAGTTATTTAGGTAGTTGTGGTTGAAAGAAGCTATTTTTTGAGGGGGTagtaaaaaaatgtgaaatataaatttgaatgaagtagaattttaaaattcattttatcagTCATAACTAGCCACATTCCAAGTGCTCagttgccacatgtggctagtgactactgtattggacagtgcagatgtagaacatttccttttttttccaagAAGTTCTATTGAATAGCACTGCTCTGGAGAATTAGGACAGCAATTAGGTTTGACCTACATGGGGGGACTATATCCCAGGTAAGTTTTTGCGTAATTTTAACCTATAGAGCAGAATATCTTTGACTTTTTGAGAAACAGCCTCTAAGCAAGAGTAGACTCTGGTTTAAACATGTATAACTGACaacattttaattctttcagaTGGCAACACAAATTGGAATAGAATGGAACCTGTCCCCTGTTGGCAGAGTCACCCCAAAGGAGTGGAAAGACCAGTAATCATCCCAGCTGGTGTAATAGTGAATTGTTTCAAAACCAACTCATAATTGATGCCAAGTAAAACCACTGTCTACCCATTAAAATATGGCATTATTGAAGAAATAAAGTACGTTTGAAACCTTCATTGTaggttttgtttcctttgtaaatGAAACAAAGCTTGATCACTTTTGATTTATTTAACCTTCGTGTTAATAGTAAAGTTGCTATAcaagggccggctcgtggctcactcgggagagtgcagtgctgatatcacaaaggccatgggttcagatcctatatagggatggccggttagctcactagctGAACATGGTGCCgagaacaccaagccaagggttaagatccacttactggtcatctttataaaaaaaaaaaaaaaaagttggtataCTAACTTCTTACATAGCTTCATACAACTTAAGTAGCTTCTGTGAGGTAGTGTGAAAGGAAAAATTGGCTATCACCTGGACGTCACCTTTATAGTAGGCTGAAATTTTGTTTGCGAATAATTGATCACAGAACTATTTTAGGTCATCTTTGAGCCAAAAATTTGGCCCAGATCTCGCTTATGCCTACTACTTTCTCCCTgtcatttatgtttatatttggaATTGGCATTATTAACTCCTTTTCATTACTGTTTAGAGAACTTAGGGTGTCACCAGACCCAAAGGAAGAGTGGTCCTATAAAATGAACTCTGAGGATGTCTGAAGACTAGCAAGCTCCTTGGCTCCTTTGGCATATTTACGTTAATtaaagctttcagtttttaagTGTAGTTTTAGGGATGTTTATATTGTTAAAGAAAGGATCTGTCAAATATCATGTATTCCCTGTTATCTAACTACTATCACCTCACCTGTTGGCTTTTTATAATCTTAACATTTGGATTTGTGAATTATCCTGAGTTTAGCATGTGACATTGAATTTTACGTATAAAATATTAGCTGAAGAAGACATCTGCACCACATGTTTTATTACTTCCTTGGCTGAGAGCTATAAGTAGTCCCTTGTAGTTTGCTGATAGTGCTCAAGTAAGCAGAAAATGGAATTTCAGTTGAGTAACCTATGTATATTAGCTAAATTTACAGATTTCTAAAATCCATTTACCTGATACTATAAAAGTTATCAGGTAAGTCGCTTTAGAAATCTCTAAATATACCTTATGTAGATAAGGATTTATACTTAAcccaacatttgaaaatttttcgCTTATTACATGGAATGCTAGAAGTATGCTTTCATGGCAGTATGTCCTGGTTTCTCATCAAATGCACCAAAGCCAGTGATTTCATGATCTGAGTAGGAAATGTTGGATGTCATTGCAAAACAGGTAGGTTGCAAGATTAGTAACTATATAGTATTACCACTATTTGATAAAATTTCAACGAACATTTTACGCTATCTCATGTTTATAAAGAATGTTCACAATAGGACTACAGTATTCAAGTGTGTGTAACCCTGAGGTGTGATTAAGCAAAATAAACATGTCTTTAAGGAAGTTTCAACCTTCTACTAGATTATGCAAGCATACCTTTTCATCACTGAATTAGCACTGAATATTTCTAATGACTGGAGGTAATTTTCAGTATGATTTGTACCACTTCTGTCAGGTAAGTGATAAATTGTCAGCTATAGGTATGACATTTTAGAATGTTACTGTGTCTTTGCCAATAACAAAAGTATATGTTGCTTTGTGGGATAAAACCTGGTGGTGGTAGCCAGCATCTTTGAACAAgcttctaaaatttaattttgcttttgtagtTAATCCTGTCCTGATGAGTaattttaaaactacaatgacCACTACTTGAAGTAgtagtttaaattattttgtgcCATCACAATATTCTGATTTTGCAGCTTTTATAGTGGAGTTTGAGCCAAGAAAGTTTTATCCTTTCACACAAATGCACTGAACTTATCCCATAACACATCACTTTGAGAGTTTTAATACCTAGAGTTGGGAGGTCATCAAATTAgtctccttatttatttatttatttttttaaaaagatgaccggtaaggggatctcaacccttggcttggtgttgtcagcaccacgctcagccagtgagcaaaccggccatccctgtataggatccgaacccatggccttggtgttatcagcaccgcactctaccgagtgagccacgggccggcccatagtCTCCTTATTTTCAAGTATGTGTATATCTGAAGAATTTAGGTAAGTGACTTACCTTAGAAGCATTGCcgattttttaaactatttatcgGAGGGCtatgaagtattttaaaattagggTGAATGTCACAAATAATATTCTTAATTTCACTCTAAAACTGAATTATTTTAGCACCTGtgttatgttattttaaattcagCTTATCTAGAATCTGGTTCTGTGGTAGTTGTAGAGACAGATGTTGAGTTCTTGCCCTTGTGACTTAACTTTCATTACCACCACCTTGTAAGCCTTTTAGAGGCACCTATCTCCTCAACCCTCAGCAAACCTGATAACTTCTTGAAGACATTCCCCTCTATTTGAAAGCTCAGTCAATATAgtaattgtgaaaaaaaaaaaaagttagtatgCTTATGCATTGATAAGGAGGATTAGCGATCATGCATTTAGATAAGTGGTGTTTTAGTGAGGGAAAAGCCAAGTGATTGAGAATGTAcgtggttgaaaaaaaaaaaaaaaaaaaaaaaaaagggccggcccgtggctcactcggtagagtgtggtgttgataacaccaaggccccgggttcggatcccatatacggatggccggttcgctcactggctgagtgtggtgctgacaacaccaagtcaagggttaagatccccttaccggtcatcttttaaaaaaaaaaaaaaaaaaagaatgtacgTGGTTGGTAGAGGATCTTGCAGCCATAAGTGATAAACTTTAAGGTCTACATATCTACATAAAAATCTAGAGAGCTAGTGGATTTGATATTCTGCTTCTGATAAAATTATGTTTCTGTCTTTTAGTGAATTTCTTTGAAAACTTAACAgtgtcaaactttttttttttttttttgtggctggctggtctggggatccatagcccttgactttggtattaatcagcaccgtgttctaaccaagtgagctaactggccagccctatgcAGTGTTAATATTACAGTTACAAACCAACTTGCTAGTACTTGGAGGTGGTATTAgaccgtttctgttgcttgtaacaaaatacccggaGCTGGGTACTccgtaagaaaattaaatttattgcttacagttttggaggctggaaagtcgaaagttcagggaacacatctagtgagggtcttttttggtagtggcttcagtgacacagggtatcatacTGTGatatggtggaagcagagagagagagaccctttTGTACTctgtttaaagccctcagaaccactgctcatgaccaccattattaatctgtttattggggtatggtcctcagaatctaatcatgtcttcaaggccccacctttcagttaccataatagtatttcccatcctcttaactgtcacagtggggattcaagctgctaatacataaaacttgggggacacaatccatatcagaaGCCCATTAAAAAGctgtttttaatttcacaatGTGATTTTTAGGATTTTAAATTGGGGATTGAATTTGTATCTTAATAGTTAAGGCTGTGCACATTGATTAACAACTACAACTTAATGTCTGGGAAGAtaagtgtggggaaaataggataatttagtcaggttccctccacatttcttgtaaacaaattatgtgtgggtgcagttagtgtgcatgtgcaccgaTGTATCTCTTTAGTTATTGctgttgtgtgttcttcagtttgtaaagcaagctggccagcagagagctcacgtctaaaaataaagcatgtttactctgctggcagctgctcagtttcagtttttctttggactttgcccgtagcagttgagtttctaagtttctctgtggactgcttggctcatagtgttgtgtatgctgaataaagactattccttcttcaatcaaggctccaaggaTATTTTGGTCTGGTTACCTAGattgtagacctgtgtgtgaacaGTTTGTGAATGGGTTCGAGGGGTTTCTGAGACCCAGACACTAGCTCTAGCTCTAAAATAAGCAGTCCTGAGCCAagtttaaaatttatgtggaggGCTGGTTGCTTAGGTCAGTTA is a window of Cynocephalus volans isolate mCynVol1 chromosome X, mCynVol1.pri, whole genome shotgun sequence DNA encoding:
- the LOC134367479 gene encoding cytochrome c oxidase subunit 7B, mitochondrial, whose product is MFPLAKNALSRLQVRSIQQTIARKSHQKPDFHDKYGNAILASGATFCIAVWTYMATQIGIEWNLSPVGRVTPKEWKDQ